Sequence from the Brevundimonas sp. SGAir0440 genome:
CGCCGCCTGCCGTGGCGCGGACGATCTCGGCGCCGCCCGCGCCCGTGACCCCGACGACGCTGGATGAAGTCGTGGTGACGGCGTCACGCACGGACAATCTGCTGCTGTCGCGCGCCCCCTACGGCCTGTCGTCGCTGGATGGGGTGACGCTGGAACGGGCCGGGGTCAGCGACCTTGACGGCGTCGCCGCGCGCGTCTCCGGCCTGACGGTCACCAATCTGGGGCCGGGGCGTGACAAGCTCTTCATCCGCGGCCTGGCGGACGGACCCGTTGCGGGACAGGCGCAAAGCCTGATCGGGCTCTATCTCGACGATGTGCGCCTGACCTATGACGCGCCCGACCCGGCGTTGCGTCTGGCCGACATCGAACGGGTCGAGGTTCTGCGCGGGCCGCAGGGGGCGTTGTACGGCGCCGGTTCGATGGGCGGCGTCGTCCAGATGGTCAGCCGCGCGCCGGACCTGGACGGCGTCTATGGGCGGGTGACGGCGGAGGGGGCGCTGACGGCTGGCGGCGCGCCGGGCGACGCCGTCGAGCTGATGATCAACGCCCCGATCCTGCGTGATCGCCTGGCGGTCCGGGTCGTCGGCTATGACGAGACGGTCGGGGGCTACGTCGATGATCAGGCCCTTGGCCTTAGCAATACCGGCGGTATGCATCGGCAGGGGCTGAGGGCGGCGGCGTTGCTGCGTCTGACGCCCGGCTGGACCTTGAAGACGGGCTTCCTGGCCCAGACCATCGACGTCGACGACAGCCAGTACGCCAACCTGGGCGGCGACCAACCCTATGCGCGTCGTCGCAGCCTGACGGAGCCCAGCCGCAACGATTTCGACGGCGTCTGGGCCTCGGTGGACGGAGATTTCGGTTGGGCGCGGCTTCGGGCCTCATCCAGCGTTCAGTCGCATGGGCTTGACGCGCGTTACGATGCGACGCCTGCGGCCGGACTGTTCGGACTGACGGGCGCAGCGGCGCTGGACCAGGCCGACGACCTGTCGGCAGCGGTGCATGAGGTGCGGTTGAACGGCGAATTCGGCGCGCGACTGAAATGGAGCGCCGGGCTGTTCTTCTCGGAATACACCCACACCCGCACCGTCGCGATCTCGGACGGGCAGGGCGGGCCGGGGGTCTATCGACAGCACAGGCGCGACCATGTGGACGAGGCGGCCCTATTCGGCGACGCCGCCTATGCGCTGAACGACCGCCTGAAGATCACGGCCGGCGCGCGCCTGTTCCGCATCGGGGTCGAGCATCGCAGCGAAACCGACGGCGATCCGACGCAGGTTTCTGAAGAAGACGCGCTGGTCGATATCACCCCGCGTTTGGTGATCGAGTATGACCGAGGCCCCTTCGTCTTCTACGCCCTGGCGACCGAGGGTTATCGCGGGCCGGGCTTCAACGCCGGCGCCGTGCCGGGCGGCGATCAGCAGCCCGCGCGACGGGTGAAGCCGGACGAGATCCTCGCCGGCGAGGCGGGCGCGCGCTTCACCCTGTTCGAAGGGCGACTGCGCGGGCGAAGCGCGGTCTTCGTCGCCGATTGGCGCAACATCCAGTCGGACCGGTTCGACGCCCGGGGTCTGCCCTTCACCGCCAATCTGGGCGACGGCCGCAATCGCGGCATCGAGGGTGAGGTCGAATGGCGCGACGGCCCATGGACGCTGGATGCGCATGCCGTCGTCAACGATCCCGAATTGACCCGACCGGACCCCGGTTTCGCGCTGGGGACCGATACGCGCCTGCCGGCGGTCGCCGATTTCAGCGTGCAGGCCGGCGTCGTGCATGAGGCGCATCTGGCGCATGCGACGGTGCGATCCGAGCTTCGCCTGGGCTATGTCGGCCCCACCGATATCGCCCTGTCGCCGACCTCCACCGGCGCCTCGGCCGGCTATCTGACCAGTTCGCTGGGCGTCGGCGTCGAGATCGATCGCTGGGCGATCAGGGCGTCGGTGGACAATCTGTTCAACCGCAGCGACGACACCTTCACCTTCGGCAATCCCTTCTACGCCTCGGGCGACATCAGCACGCCGCAACGACCGCTCACCGCCCGCCTGGCCCTGACCGCCCGTTTCTGATCAGGCGGCGATGTGGAACAGGCGGCCCACGCCTGCGGTGATGGCCATGGCGAGCGCGCCCCAGAAGACCACGCGCAGAACCGATCGTCCGATCGGCGCGCCGCCTGCGCGGGCGCCCAGGGCGCCCAGCACGGCCAGACCCAGCAGGGCGGAAGCCGCGACCCAGATCGCCAGCGTGTCCAACGGCGCGACAACGGCGACGATCAGAGGCAGGGCGGCCCCGGCCGAGAAGGTGATCGCCGAGGTCAGCGCCGCCTGGATCGGCCGTGCGGTGGTGATCTCCGAAATACCCAGCTCGTCGCGCGCATGGGCGCCCAGCGCGTCATGCGCCATCATCTGGCGCGCCACCTCGGTCGCCAGATCCGGCGCGACGCCTCGCCCGACATAGATGCCGGCCAGTTCGCGCGTCTCCGCCTCGTGATCGCCGGCCAGTTCGACCGCCTCGCGCGCCAGATCGGCCTTTTCGGTGTCGGACTGCGAACTGACCGAGACATATTCGCCCGCCGCCATCGACATGGCGCCCGCCGCCAGTCCCGCCACGCCCGCGATCAGTATGCCGCCATGACTGGTCGCCGCCGCCGCGACGCCCACCATCAGACTGGCCGTCGACACCAGCCCGTCATTGGCCCCCAACACCGCCGCCCTAAGCCAGCCGATCCGATCGACCCGATGGGTTTCACTGTGGGACATGCGCCTTCTCCCTAATCGCCGCACCGAGCATGGACCGCGCGTTGGCTTGAAGCCAGGCGCGGCGGTTGGATTCCGACGATCCGGGCAACTTCGCGCGTCTTGCGACAACCGCTATGCTGCCGCGATGAGTCGGGCCGCGTCATGATCAAATATATCGGCTCCAAGCGCGCCTTGCTGGGGCATGTGACGGGTGCGGTGGCGGGGGTGCTGCCGCAGGGCGGGCGGGTGTGCGATCTGTTTTCGGGCACGGCGCGGGTCGGGCACGCCTTGAAGAAGCAGGGGTTTCAGGTCTGGTCGAACGACCTGAACGCCTATGCCCACGCCCTGGCGACGACCTATGTCCAGGCGGATCGGGAACGGTGGGTCGAGCGGGCCGAGATCGTGCTGGCCGAGCTGCGGACGGTGAAGCCCGAGGCGGGCTGGTTCACCCAGGCCTTTTGTAAGGATGCGCGGTATTTCCACCCGGACAACGGTGCGCGGATCGACGCCATGCGCGACCGGATCGAGGTCATGGGACTGGAGCCGGAACTCAAGGCCATCGCCCTGGTCAGCCTGATGGAGGCGGCGGACCGGGTGGATTCCACCGCCGGGGTTCAGATGGCCTATATGAAGCAGTGGGCGCCGAGGGCGCTGAAGACGCTGGAGCTGCGCACGCCGGACCTGGTTCCAGCCGTGGGCGGGCCGTGCCGCGCGACGCAGGGCGATGCGGTCGAGATCGCCGAACAGGTCGAGGCGGACCTGGTTTATCTGGACCCGCCCTATAACCAGCATTCCTATCTGGGCAACTACCATTGCTGGGAGAGCCTGGTGCTGTGGGACCGGCCTGAGACCTATGGGGTCGCCAACAAGCGGGTGGACGTGAGGACGCGCAAGAGCGCCTTCAACAGCCGGCCCGGCATCGGCCCGGCGCTGCGGACGGTGATCGAGCGGCTCAAGGCGCCGAACCTGATCGTCAGCTTCAACGACGAGGGGTATCTGAGCCGCGCCGATCTGGTCGAGATGCTGTCGGCGCGAGGCCATGTGCAGGTGCTGGAGATGGCGCATCCGCGCTATGTCGGCGCCCGGATCGGAATCCATAATCCCAAGGGCAAGAAGGTCGGGCAAGTCGGGCGGCTCAAGAATGTCGAGCACCTGTTCGTGGTAACCGAGCAGCCGGTCTCCTTGCCCGTGGCCGCATAGACACCAATGAAAACAACGAAGGGTAGGGCGGAACGCGAATCGCTGCGTGCCGTTGTGGGACTATGCAACCGCACCCGTACACCGCCCCCAAGACCGATCGCCCCGACGACTACCGTGTGCGTCCGGCGGCCGAGCCGCGCTCTTGGGCGCCGCGGACGGCGGATGCGACCTTCACCCACAACGCCGCGCGCTACACGCGGCCGGTCGAAGCGGCTCAACCCATCGAACAGATCGATGTCGAGCCCGAGGTGGCGCCGCCGCCACGCTGGATGATGGCGATCGCCGGGGCGGCAGTAGCGGCCCTGATGGGCGCCCTGCTGGGCGGCTTCCTGCACATCTGAGACGGCGTCAGGCCTCCTGCAACAGCGCCCTGATCGGCGACCAGCTGCGCCTGTGGGCGGGGCAGGGGCCTAGGGTTTTCAAGGCGTTCTGATGGATGGGGGCGTTGTAGCCCTTGTGGCTGGCGAAGCCGTACCCGGGATACTGGGCGTCCAGATCGATCATCAGCCGATCCCGCGCGGTCTTGGCCAGGATCGAGGCCGCCGCGATGGATAGCGACAACCCGTCGCCGCCGACGACCGTCTGGATTTCGCAGGGAAGCTTGAAGCGATAGTTGCCGTCGACCAGGGCGGCGACCGGCTGGACCTGCAAGGCCTCGATGGCGCGGCACATGGCCAGGCCCGTGGCGTGCAGGATGTTCAGTTCCTCGATCTCGTCGACAGAGGCGAAACCGATGCCCCAGGCGACGGCGCGGGCCTTGATCTCAGGCTCCAGTGCGGCGCGACGCTTTTCCGTCAGGGCCTTGGAATCGTCGATGCCGGGCGGCAGGTCGTCAGGGTTCAGGATCACGGCCGCCGCCGAGACGGGCCCGGCCCAGGGACCACGCCCGGCCTCGTCCACGCCGCAGACGTGACCGTTGACCCGCTGCATCAGCACATTTTCCAGCGCGAGGGTCGGGAAGGCTTTCGGATTTGCGGGGGCTTTAGCCATGGCTCGCCATCGCACGAACCTGGGCGTGACGGAAGCAGGTCGTCTGGTGATCGTTGACCATGCCGACGGCCTGCATGAAGGCATAGACGATGACCGGGCCGCAGAAGTTGAATCCGCGCTTTCTCAGGGCCTTGGCCATGGCGACGGACTGTTCGGTCTGGGTCGGGGCCTGGCGATAGTCGGCGTAGGGGGTCTGGATCGGCTCGCCGCCGACGAACGACCAAAGCCAGGCGGAGAAGTCCTCGCCGTCATCGCGCATCTGGAGCCAGATCTGGGCGCCCCGGATGGCGGCGTTGATCTTGGCGCGCGAGCGGATGATGCGCGGATCGTTCAGCAGGCGCTCAATGTCGGCTTCGTCGTAGCGGGCGACGATCTCGGGATCGAAACCGTCGAAGGCGTCGCGGATGCCCTCGCGTTTTCTGAGGATGGTGATCCAGGCGAGACCGGCCTGAAAGCCGTCGAGCACCAGCTTTTCCCACAGGGCGCGGGGATCGCGCTCGGGCACGCCCCATTCGGTGTCGTGATAGGCGACATAGAGGGGGTCTGTCCCGCACCAGCCGCAGCGGCCGCCGAGACCCTCTGAGGCGTGTGAGTCGGTCATGGCCTGACGTTGCCAGTCTGTTCCGATTGAGGAAAGGGTGTTGTGCCTCGAGGCAACGGAGAAAAAACACCGTCTAAAGTGTCTAATTCGTCTAATCTCGGAGGCTGGGCTCGGGTGGATGCGGTCAGGTTTTGCGGCCTCTGGTGTAAAACCGCGCATAGTAGAGGCGTCGGCGGCGGGGGCCGGTCGATTGACGCTGGTCGCAAGCAAAATACTGAAATGTTTGTGGAAATTTCGCGGCGATACGATGGATGGCGTCGCTTGATCCCTCTCCCATTGGGAGAGGGCTTGAGCGCACGGCGGCGATAGCCGTCGTTCTGGCGCGAAAGTTTGAGGGTCGGATTGTGCGAACTGGCCCCCGTCCGACCCTCATCCGGTTCTGCGGGCCACCTTCTCCCAGCGGGAGAAGGAATATCGCGGGCTTCAGTCCCGGACCAATCCGCCGTCCACGACTAGGTTCTGGCCGGTGACCGCGCGGCTCCAGGGGGAGGCGAAGAAGAGGACGGCGTCGGCGAACTCTTGCGGGGTCGTGACGCTGCGCAGCGGGGTCATGCCGGCGATCAGGTCGAAGACGGCCTCGGGCGTGGCGGCGCTGGCGTCGGTGGTGCGCAGTAGGCCGCCCGAGACCATGTTGACGGTGACGCCGTCGGGGCCGAGGTCGCCGGCGGCGGTGCGGGTCAGGCTGAGCAGGGCGGCCTTGGCGGCGGTGTAGTCATGGTAGGGCACGACCGGATTTTGAAACAGGTTGGTGCCGATGTTGACGATGCGGCCGAACCGGGCGGCGGCCATGCCGGGCGCGGTCGCCTGGATCAGGTTCAGGGCGCCGCGCACGACGGTCGAAAACTGGCGATCCATCTCGTCCCAGCCGATGGCGGTCATTTGGGAGCGGGCGTCGCCGTTGAAGCTGTAGTCCAGGGCGTTGTTGACGACGGTGGTGACGGCGGCGCCGAAACGGCCTTGCGCGGCCGCGACCATGGCGTCCACGGCCGCGCGGTCGGTCACGTCGGCCTGGAGGGCGAGGGCGCGCTCGCCGATCTCGGCGGCCAGGGCGTTCGCGGCCTCGCCGCTGTTCCTCCAGTTGATGACGACGCGAGCGCCTTCGTGGGCGAAGGCGCGGACGCAGGCGGCGCCGACGCCGCGCGCCCCGCCGGTGACGAGGACGATCTGATCGGCGATCTTCATGGGGGGACTCACACGTTGGAGGAGGGGAGGACGTCCTCGCCCATCCAGGCAGGTTTGCGCAAGCGCACCGGGCGGCCGTTCACGGTCAGGTCGCCGTCGAGGCGGTCGACGCGCAGCAGGGCCATGGCCGAACCGTCCTGACCCGAGAGGACCTCGCCCGCGCGCAGTTCGCCCTTCAGCACCTCGGCGCCGAAGGCGGGGGGCGGGCCGTCGAAGTCCAGCGGCAGCATCCGGTTCTTGATCGTGCCTCGGCGCTTCATCCGCGAGGTCGTTTCCTGGCCGACGAAACAGCCCTTGTGGAAGTCGATGCCGTTCAGCAGGTCGAAGTCCGCCTCGATCGGATAGGTCTTGTCCTGGGGCGCGTCGGCGGTCGGATCGGGCAGGCCGACGGACAGACGGTGGGCGTCGTAGTCGGCCTCGGCGGCGTCCGCAGTCGCCTCGCCATAGAGACGGCCGCCCATCAGGGGCGTGCGGGGGTCGGGGATGAAGCCGGCGGGCGCCTCGGGCCAGGCGGCGAAGACCGGGCGGTCGTCGGCGGCGACCTGAACCTTGGCGCGCAGCCTGTACATCGACAGCCGCTGTATCATGGCGTCGCGGCGGTTGGCGGCGACATCCAGCAGGACGCCGTCAGCCTGTCCCAGAAGGAACAGGTCGAACAGCAACCGGCCGGGCGGGGACAACAGGGCGCCGAAGCGCAGCTCGCCCTCGGCCAACGTCTCCACATCCTGGGTCAACAGATTGTGCAGAAAGGGTTTCGCATCCTCGCCCGTGACGGAGATCAGGGCGCGACTGTCGAGACGGGCGATGGGCATGGGGCGAAGATAGGGCGCACGGCGTGGCTTCAGAAGACGCCGCGCCGAATTTAGGCGACAGCGACCGCCGCTTCCTCGAGGCGAGGATCGAAGGTGCGCCAGTCGCTGGCGCCCCAGGCGGTGACGCGCATGACCAGGTCGACGATGTTCATCGGCTTGGCGATGCAGTCGTCCATGCCGGCCTGTTCGTACTGGGTCAGCTGTTCCGGCAGGGTGTTGGCGGTCAGGGCCAGGATCGGCGTGCGGCCCACGACGCCGGGCAGGGCGCGGATGGCGCGGGTCGCTTGGACGCCGTCCATCACGGGCATCTGGATGTCCATCAGGATCACGTCCCAGTCGCCGGTGCGGGCGGCCTCGACGCCTTGTTCGCCGTCGTTGGCGGTGGCGCAGGCGATGCCCTGGGCCGTCAACACCGCCATGACCAGGGCGCGGTTGCTGTCGTGATCGTCGACATAGAGGACGCGCAGGGCAGGGGCGTCCTCATTGGCCGGCGGGGCGGGCTCGGCCGGGGTGTCTGAGGGCGCCAGGGGAACGACGTTGTCGGCCGACAGGTCGATCATGTCGTTGACGACGGACAACAGGCGCTGGCCCGCGCCGTTGATGCGGGCGGCCTGATCGGCCTGTTCGTCGGGCAGGCCGGCCTTGGACAACAGGTCGGAGAAGCCGATGACCGCATTCAGGGGCGTGCGCAGTTCGTGCGACATGTCCGTCAGGAACTTCTGCCGGGCCTCGGCCATCGCTGTCTTCTGCTCGGCGGCGACGCGGGCCTGTTCGGCCTCGATCCGTTCGGTCACGTCGATCTCGTTCAGCAAGACGCCGAGGTGGCCCGTAACGGGGTCCGTCACGGGACGAATGTCCAGATGGTGCCAGCGCACGCCCTCGCGCGTGATGATCTCGCAGACGTCGGAAATCGCTGATCCCGACAGGGCGGCCGCCAGCATGGGCTGGGCGCGCTCGGGTTCGGCGAATCGGGCCTCGAAGGGGTGCGCGGTCGATCCGTAGGCGGCGAAGGCCGACGGATTGGAGAAGATCGGGCGGGCTTCGCTGTCGAACAGGGTGATCAGGGTCGAGGTGTGGCGCAGGGCCTCGACCGCGCGACGCTCCTCGTTTTCCACCGCAATCGGCGCGGCCTCGAACAGCAGGACAGGCGTACCGTCCGTCAGGCGATAGGTCGAGATCACCGCGGACACCGTCAGCGGCCGCCCGTGCGGGTAGAAGGTCCAGTCTTCCGTCAGGGTCTCGCCATTGG
This genomic interval carries:
- a CDS encoding 3-oxoacyl-ACP reductase — encoded protein: MKIADQIVLVTGGARGVGAACVRAFAHEGARVVINWRNSGEAANALAAEIGERALALQADVTDRAAVDAMVAAAQGRFGAAVTTVVNNALDYSFNGDARSQMTAIGWDEMDRQFSTVVRGALNLIQATAPGMAAARFGRIVNIGTNLFQNPVVPYHDYTAAKAALLSLTRTAAGDLGPDGVTVNMVSGGLLRTTDASAATPEAVFDLIAGMTPLRSVTTPQEFADAVLFFASPWSRAVTGQNLVVDGGLVRD
- a CDS encoding DNA adenine methylase encodes the protein MIKYIGSKRALLGHVTGAVAGVLPQGGRVCDLFSGTARVGHALKKQGFQVWSNDLNAYAHALATTYVQADRERWVERAEIVLAELRTVKPEAGWFTQAFCKDARYFHPDNGARIDAMRDRIEVMGLEPELKAIALVSLMEAADRVDSTAGVQMAYMKQWAPRALKTLELRTPDLVPAVGGPCRATQGDAVEIAEQVEADLVYLDPPYNQHSYLGNYHCWESLVLWDRPETYGVANKRVDVRTRKSAFNSRPGIGPALRTVIERLKAPNLIVSFNDEGYLSRADLVEMLSARGHVQVLEMAHPRYVGARIGIHNPKGKKVGQVGRLKNVEHLFVVTEQPVSLPVAA
- a CDS encoding DNA-3-methyladenine glycosylase I, translating into MTDSHASEGLGGRCGWCGTDPLYVAYHDTEWGVPERDPRALWEKLVLDGFQAGLAWITILRKREGIRDAFDGFDPEIVARYDEADIERLLNDPRIIRSRAKINAAIRGAQIWLQMRDDGEDFSAWLWSFVGGEPIQTPYADYRQAPTQTEQSVAMAKALRKRGFNFCGPVIVYAFMQAVGMVNDHQTTCFRHAQVRAMASHG
- a CDS encoding folate-binding protein YgfZ, which codes for MPIARLDSRALISVTGEDAKPFLHNLLTQDVETLAEGELRFGALLSPPGRLLFDLFLLGQADGVLLDVAANRRDAMIQRLSMYRLRAKVQVAADDRPVFAAWPEAPAGFIPDPRTPLMGGRLYGEATADAAEADYDAHRLSVGLPDPTADAPQDKTYPIEADFDLLNGIDFHKGCFVGQETTSRMKRRGTIKNRMLPLDFDGPPPAFGAEVLKGELRAGEVLSGQDGSAMALLRVDRLDGDLTVNGRPVRLRKPAWMGEDVLPSSNV
- a CDS encoding ribonuclease HII, which codes for MQRVNGHVCGVDEAGRGPWAGPVSAAAVILNPDDLPPGIDDSKALTEKRRAALEPEIKARAVAWGIGFASVDEIEELNILHATGLAMCRAIEALQVQPVAALVDGNYRFKLPCEIQTVVGGDGLSLSIAAASILAKTARDRLMIDLDAQYPGYGFASHKGYNAPIHQNALKTLGPCPAHRRSWSPIRALLQEA
- a CDS encoding VIT family protein, which translates into the protein MSHSETHRVDRIGWLRAAVLGANDGLVSTASLMVGVAAAATSHGGILIAGVAGLAAGAMSMAAGEYVSVSSQSDTEKADLAREAVELAGDHEAETRELAGIYVGRGVAPDLATEVARQMMAHDALGAHARDELGISEITTARPIQAALTSAITFSAGAALPLIVAVVAPLDTLAIWVAASALLGLAVLGALGARAGGAPIGRSVLRVVFWGALAMAITAGVGRLFHIAA
- a CDS encoding response regulator, coding for MFDPVALRGVYANAAALDLWGSDNLDALLARDFSNVSPAVLARTERLARETANGETLTEDWTFYPHGRPLTVSAVISTYRLTDGTPVLLFEAAPIAVENEERRAVEALRHTSTLITLFDSEARPIFSNPSAFAAYGSTAHPFEARFAEPERAQPMLAAALSGSAISDVCEIITREGVRWHHLDIRPVTDPVTGHLGVLLNEIDVTERIEAEQARVAAEQKTAMAEARQKFLTDMSHELRTPLNAVIGFSDLLSKAGLPDEQADQAARINGAGQRLLSVVNDMIDLSADNVVPLAPSDTPAEPAPPANEDAPALRVLYVDDHDSNRALVMAVLTAQGIACATANDGEQGVEAARTGDWDVILMDIQMPVMDGVQATRAIRALPGVVGRTPILALTANTLPEQLTQYEQAGMDDCIAKPMNIVDLVMRVTAWGASDWRTFDPRLEEAAVAVA
- a CDS encoding TonB-dependent receptor; translation: MTTPSIGMAQERSSLQVSVSPQPLRTAVLDFGLQAGVSIDAAGAERCGPTRGVRGRLSVDAALSRLMLGTHCVATRVGDGAYRIVRIAAAPPAVARTISAPPAPVTPTTLDEVVVTASRTDNLLLSRAPYGLSSLDGVTLERAGVSDLDGVAARVSGLTVTNLGPGRDKLFIRGLADGPVAGQAQSLIGLYLDDVRLTYDAPDPALRLADIERVEVLRGPQGALYGAGSMGGVVQMVSRAPDLDGVYGRVTAEGALTAGGAPGDAVELMINAPILRDRLAVRVVGYDETVGGYVDDQALGLSNTGGMHRQGLRAAALLRLTPGWTLKTGFLAQTIDVDDSQYANLGGDQPYARRRSLTEPSRNDFDGVWASVDGDFGWARLRASSSVQSHGLDARYDATPAAGLFGLTGAAALDQADDLSAAVHEVRLNGEFGARLKWSAGLFFSEYTHTRTVAISDGQGGPGVYRQHRRDHVDEAALFGDAAYALNDRLKITAGARLFRIGVEHRSETDGDPTQVSEEDALVDITPRLVIEYDRGPFVFYALATEGYRGPGFNAGAVPGGDQQPARRVKPDEILAGEAGARFTLFEGRLRGRSAVFVADWRNIQSDRFDARGLPFTANLGDGRNRGIEGEVEWRDGPWTLDAHAVVNDPELTRPDPGFALGTDTRLPAVADFSVQAGVVHEAHLAHATVRSELRLGYVGPTDIALSPTSTGASAGYLTSSLGVGVEIDRWAIRASVDNLFNRSDDTFTFGNPFYASGDISTPQRPLTARLALTARF